In Burkholderia savannae, one genomic interval encodes:
- a CDS encoding ABC transporter permease subunit, whose translation MFRFVLRRVGMVIPTFIGITVLAFALIHLIPGDPIEVMMGERGVDPAMHAEALHRLGLDEPLPLQYLHYVGRALHGDLGMSIITNTSVMGEFLARFPATVELSACALAFALAVGLPAGVFAALRRGTIVDHGVMGTALTGYSMPIFWWGLILIMVFSSTLGWTPVSGRIAVEYEIPHATGFMLIDTLLSGEEGAFASAVSHLILPAIVLGTIPLAVIARMTRSSMLEVLREDYIRTARAKGLSPVRVVVVHALRNALIPVVTVIGLQVGTLLAGAVLTETLFSWPGVGKWLIDAIGRRDYPVVQGGILLIATLVIVVNLVVDLLYGVLNPRIRHTR comes from the coding sequence ATGTTCCGATTCGTCTTGCGCCGCGTGGGCATGGTGATCCCGACTTTCATCGGCATCACGGTGCTCGCGTTCGCGCTGATTCATCTGATACCGGGCGACCCCATCGAAGTGATGATGGGCGAGCGCGGCGTCGATCCCGCAATGCATGCGGAGGCGTTGCATCGCCTCGGGCTCGACGAGCCGCTGCCCCTCCAGTACCTGCACTACGTCGGCCGCGCGCTGCACGGCGACCTGGGCATGTCGATCATCACCAACACGAGCGTGATGGGCGAGTTCCTCGCGCGCTTTCCCGCGACGGTCGAGCTGTCGGCCTGCGCGCTCGCGTTCGCGCTCGCCGTCGGGCTGCCGGCCGGCGTGTTCGCCGCGCTCAGGCGCGGCACGATCGTCGATCACGGCGTGATGGGCACGGCGCTCACCGGCTACTCGATGCCGATCTTCTGGTGGGGCCTCATCCTCATCATGGTGTTCTCGTCCACGCTCGGCTGGACGCCCGTGTCGGGCCGCATCGCGGTCGAGTACGAGATTCCCCATGCGACGGGCTTCATGCTGATCGACACGCTGCTCTCCGGCGAGGAGGGCGCGTTCGCATCGGCGGTGAGCCATCTGATCCTGCCCGCGATCGTGCTCGGCACGATTCCGCTCGCGGTGATCGCGCGGATGACGCGCTCGTCGATGCTCGAAGTGCTGCGCGAAGACTACATCCGCACCGCGCGCGCGAAAGGGCTCTCGCCCGTGCGCGTCGTCGTCGTGCACGCGTTGCGCAACGCGCTGATCCCGGTCGTCACGGTGATCGGCCTGCAGGTCGGCACGCTGCTCGCGGGCGCGGTGCTCACCGAGACGCTGTTCTCGTGGCCGGGCGTCGGCAAGTGGCTCATCGACGCGATCGGACGGCGCGACTATCCGGTCGTGCAAGGCGGCATCCTGCTGATCGCGACGCTCGTGATCGTCGTGAATCTCGTCGTCGATCTGCTGTACGGCGTGTTGAACCCGCGCATTCGCCATACGAGGTAA
- a CDS encoding ABC transporter substrate-binding protein yields MEHNRLLRALRVTAIAGVAAASFGVAGSAFAQIPNKTLVYCSEGSPAGFDSAQFTTGVDFTASTFPIYNRLVEFERGGTKVEPGLAEKWDISSDGKVYTFHLRHGVKFHNTDFFKPTREFDADDVVFTFERMLDPNQPFRKAYPVSFPYFTDMGLDKLIVKIEKVDPYTVRFTLKEPNAPFIQNLAMEYASILSAEYADQLMKAGKAADINQKPIGTGPFIFRSYTKDATIRFDGNPDYWKKGAVKISKLIFSITPDPGVRVQKIKRNECQVMSYPRPADIATLKADANVDMPSLPGFNLGYLAYNVQHKPVDKLEVRQALDMAINKKAILESVYQGAGQAASAPMPPTQWSYDKNLKAAAYDPAKAKALLAKAGYPNGFPITLWAMPVQRPYNPNAKLMAEMIQADWAKIGVQAKIVTYEWGEYIKRAHSGEHDTMLIGWNGDNGDPDNWLGTLLGCEAVKGNNFSEWCYKPFDELVQKGRVTTSQDGRTKIYTQAQQIFAQQLPFSPIANSTVYQPVRKSVVDMRIEPLGYARFDGVSVK; encoded by the coding sequence ATGGAACATAATCGTCTGTTGCGCGCGCTGCGTGTTACCGCCATCGCGGGCGTCGCAGCGGCATCGTTCGGCGTCGCGGGCTCTGCATTCGCACAGATCCCGAACAAAACGCTCGTCTACTGCTCAGAAGGCAGCCCGGCGGGCTTCGATTCCGCGCAATTCACGACGGGCGTCGATTTCACCGCGTCGACGTTCCCGATCTACAACCGCCTCGTCGAATTCGAGCGCGGCGGCACGAAGGTCGAGCCCGGCCTCGCCGAGAAGTGGGACATTTCGTCCGACGGCAAGGTCTATACGTTCCATCTGCGCCACGGCGTCAAATTCCATAACACCGATTTCTTCAAGCCGACGCGCGAATTCGACGCGGACGACGTCGTATTCACGTTCGAGCGGATGCTCGATCCGAACCAGCCGTTCCGCAAGGCCTATCCGGTGTCGTTCCCGTACTTCACCGACATGGGCCTCGACAAGCTGATCGTCAAGATCGAAAAGGTCGATCCGTACACGGTGCGCTTCACGCTGAAGGAGCCGAACGCGCCGTTCATCCAGAACCTCGCGATGGAGTACGCGTCGATCCTCTCCGCCGAATACGCGGATCAGCTGATGAAGGCGGGCAAGGCGGCCGACATCAACCAGAAGCCGATCGGCACGGGCCCGTTCATCTTCCGCAGCTACACGAAGGACGCGACGATCCGATTCGACGGCAATCCTGATTATTGGAAGAAGGGCGCGGTGAAGATCTCGAAGCTGATCTTCTCGATCACGCCCGATCCGGGCGTGCGCGTGCAGAAGATCAAGCGCAACGAGTGCCAGGTGATGAGCTATCCGCGGCCCGCCGACATCGCGACGCTGAAGGCCGATGCGAACGTCGACATGCCGTCGCTGCCGGGCTTCAATCTCGGCTATCTCGCGTACAACGTGCAGCACAAGCCGGTCGACAAGCTCGAGGTGCGCCAGGCGCTCGACATGGCGATCAACAAGAAGGCGATTCTCGAGTCCGTCTACCAGGGCGCGGGCCAGGCGGCGAGCGCGCCGATGCCGCCGACGCAATGGTCGTACGACAAGAACCTGAAGGCCGCGGCCTACGATCCGGCGAAGGCGAAGGCGCTGCTCGCGAAGGCGGGCTACCCGAACGGCTTCCCGATCACGCTGTGGGCGATGCCCGTGCAGCGCCCGTACAACCCGAACGCGAAGCTGATGGCCGAGATGATCCAGGCCGACTGGGCGAAGATCGGCGTGCAGGCGAAGATCGTCACGTACGAGTGGGGCGAGTACATCAAGCGCGCGCATTCGGGCGAGCACGACACGATGCTGATCGGCTGGAACGGCGACAACGGCGACCCCGACAACTGGCTCGGCACGCTGCTCGGCTGCGAGGCGGTGAAGGGCAACAACTTCTCCGAGTGGTGCTACAAGCCGTTCGACGAGCTCGTTCAGAAGGGGCGCGTGACGACCTCGCAGGACGGCCGCACGAAGATCTACACGCAGGCGCAGCAGATCTTCGCGCAGCAGCTGCCGTTCTCGCCGATCGCGAACTCGACCGTCTATCAGCCGGTGCGCAAGAGCGTCGTCGACATGCGGATCGAGCCGCTCGGCTATGCGCGCTTCGACGGCGTCAGCGTGAAATAA